The genomic DNA TGTTTGGAAAGGGCTTCGATCTTATTTTCGTTGTGGGCTATGTCTATAAAAACACCTGAAGAAATCTCTTCGAATCTTCCCGCAAAACTCAAATTGCCCATTTTATAAAGAGCTTCGGAAATTTTATTGTCTCCGCAGAAATGCCGGAAAATTTTAAGCGAAAGAGAGGCGTTTGCTATTTGATGCTCCTGTCCAAACAATTTTGAATCTTTTTCTGATTTGCTGGCGTAATCACGGATCATCTTTGTGTTTTCTTCATCCAAAACGAACATTTCGGTTTCATTTTTACGGCAGAATTGCCTGAATATCTCCAATGTCTCTTCGTCTGTTTCTCCGGTGAATAAAGGTCTGTTTTTTCTTATGATTCCGGCTTTTTCAGACGCCCTTTGCCATTTCTGCTCTCCGAGGCTCAAAGGATGATCGTAACCTACGGAAGTAATGACTGCGGCTTCAACGTCCACTGCCGTGAGCCTTTCGTATCTTCCGCCGCAGCCGGTTTCAAGAAAAGCCCACTCTACGCCGTGCTTCTCGAAAATCAACAGAGCTGCGAGAACGCATATCTCGCTGAACGACAGGGGAGTCTGTGGATTTTTTGAATAACGCTTCAAACAAAGGGGCAGAAGTTTATTTTCCCATACTTCGGTAATCTCTCGAGCCTCGACTGTTTTACCCTGGACGGAAAATCTTTCCCTGAAGTCGAAAAGATGTGGATTTGTGAACGATCCTGTTTTGTGATTTACGGAGAAAGAGGCTTCCAGAAAACGGCAAACCGATCCTTTGCCGCTCGTTCCGGCTATTTGAATGAATTTTGTCGGGTGTTTTCCATGCCATATCTCGCCAAGAATTTCTTTCATCATTTCGAATCTGTAAAATCTCTCCGCCATCCAGTCAGCATGGAAAATCTGATCTACGGCTGTGTAATAAGTGAAATCAGGCATAACAGTCAGCTATTTGTGGATTTTGCTCAAAAAATCTTCAATTTCCGGAATCCCGCCCTGAAATATGAGATACCCGTTGTAAGGTTCCCTTTCCGTAATCTCATCAGAAACCGGTGATAGCATTATCTTTTTGACTTCATCCAAGTCGCTTGTCTGACCGAGCGCCCATCCTAATTTTATGTAGGCCACTTCCGGCAGCATGTTTTCTGCAGGCACGACCCCCAAGCTCATTAGGTCTCTGCCCGTGTCGTAAACGAACATGTGAACGTATCCCCAAAGCGTTTGAACGGTCATGAACATCGCGACATTCTTTTTTGCCGCTCTCTCTATGGCAGGATAAAGAGGTTTGTTGACGTGACCGAGACCGGTTCCAATGATGATAATACCCTTGTATCCGTTGTCGACAAGTGAATCTATCATGTCGGGAGCCATGTTCGGATAATAATAAATCATGGCGACTTTTTCTTCGAAAAAAGGGATTATGTTAGCCGTTTTGTCGGATCTTCTTTTTTTGTACGTCTTTCTGATAGGCGTTATTTTATCTCTGTCGACCATAGCTATCGGAATGTCGCCTATGGTCCTGAAAGTCGAACGGTATGAGGAGTGCATTTTTCTAACTCTCGTCCCGCTGTGAAGCAGTCCGAATTTGTCTGATGTCGGACCGAACATACAGACCATAACTTCTGCAATGTCTGATTCAGCGGCGGTTTTTACGGCGTGAATCAGGTTGAGGGCGGCGTCGGAAGACGGCCTGTCGGAGGATCTCTGCGATCCGACCATGACTATAGGGACAGGTGAGTTCTGGACCATGAAAGAGAGTGCGGCGGCCGTGTGGTGCATCGTGTCCGTGCCGTGACCAATGACTATGCCCTGAGTTCCTTTCTTTATTTCTTCTCCTATCGCGATGGCGAGTGTTTTATACTGCTGGGGACCCATATTCTCGCTGAATACGGCAAAAAGTTTTTCAGTCGTGAGGTTGCAGATGTCAGCCAGTTCCGGAACCGCTCCGTAAAGTTCTCCCGGAGAAAAAGCGGGTATCACTGCGCCTGTTCTGTAGTCGAGTCTGGAGGCGATAGTGCCGCCGGTTCCGAATAATTTTATGGCGGGTTTATCAGGCGAGAACGGGAATTCCTTTTCGGGAATTTTGTAGTGAGCCTCTTTGTACCCGACGTCCTCGATAGCCGCGATGATGTCAGCTGATATACCTATGTTATAGCCGCTGGGAATTTTTAATACAATGTGCCTGTCGTCGTCGTTTACCGATCTGGGGAGTATTATACCTCTGAATTCGCCTCTATTTGTCTTGACGACGGCATCTGTCCATACGGGCACGTTGAATTTTTTAAGGACTTTGAGTGAGGCTCCTCTGTATCCTTTGTAAATCTCTAGCATTAAGAAATCTCCGCGTTCAATTCTCTGAGCGGGATGTTGCCCAAAGAAACTGTTTTTAATTTTCCCATGAGCCATCTGCTTTCGGCTTTTTCGTCTTTTGATTTCCTTATTTTTGAAAAGTTTTTCCTGAGTTCCGGGACAAGAGAGAGTATTTCGTTTTTTTCTGTTCTGACGAAACCCGAAAGTGCAAAAAGTGATTCAATTTCCATGTTAGGATTTTCGATTAGTATTTTTGAAACATCGCGTATCTTTTCGAAATTTATGGAATGAGACTGCATGTGGCTGAAAATCTCGGATAATCTGA from candidate division WOR-3 bacterium includes the following:
- the gatD gene encoding Glu-tRNA(Gln) amidotransferase subunit GatD: MLEIYKGYRGASLKVLKKFNVPVWTDAVVKTNRGEFRGIILPRSVNDDDRHIVLKIPSGYNIGISADIIAAIEDVGYKEAHYKIPEKEFPFSPDKPAIKLFGTGGTIASRLDYRTGAVIPAFSPGELYGAVPELADICNLTTEKLFAVFSENMGPQQYKTLAIAIGEEIKKGTQGIVIGHGTDTMHHTAAALSFMVQNSPVPIVMVGSQRSSDRPSSDAALNLIHAVKTAAESDIAEVMVCMFGPTSDKFGLLHSGTRVRKMHSSYRSTFRTIGDIPIAMVDRDKITPIRKTYKKRRSDKTANIIPFFEEKVAMIYYYPNMAPDMIDSLVDNGYKGIIIIGTGLGHVNKPLYPAIERAAKKNVAMFMTVQTLWGYVHMFVYDTGRDLMSLGVVPAENMLPEVAYIKLGWALGQTSDLDEVKKIMLSPVSDEITEREPYNGYLIFQGGIPEIEDFLSKIHK